The window GCCACCTGTGCGAGGTTTACTGTGTGTATGCTCACTCTAAATACAAAAAACCAAATGCGAAGGCTCATGAGCTTGTAAAGCTTTATATAAAACATAAAGATTCAAAACCAACACCGAGAATTTTGGTTGAAGAAAAAAGCGGAACGTGGACTACATTTGCGCTTCAGTGCAGGCACTGCGATGATGCTCCATGTACAAAGGCGTGTATAACAGGTGCAATGAAGAGGCTTGAAGATGGAAGAATAGTGTGTGATGAGGAAAAATGTGTTGGGTGCTGGTCGTGTATAATGGCATGCCCGCATGGTGCTGTCAGGCGCGGTGAGAACAAAAAAGCAGCGTCTAAATGTGATTTGTGTTTAGATCTGGGCGAGCCTGCGTGCGTTAAAAACTGTCCAAACGAGGCCCTTGAAATCAAAGAGGTCTAAAAAAAGGGGGAAGAGCTTATCAATGAAGTATGTTATAATAGGCAACTCTGTTGCTGCATGTGGATGTATTGAAGCGATAAGAAAGGTTGACACGCAAAACCCTATTGTTGTTATATCAGATGAAAAGTACAGGGTGTATTCAAGACCACTCATTTCTTACTACCTTGGTGGGAAAGTTGATGAGAGCAAAATGTATATCAGAGATGAGGACTACTATGAGAAAAACATGGTAGAAACAAAGCTTGGCAAAAAAGCAGTAGCAGTTGATTTCAAGAACAAAGAAGTTATACTTGACGATGGTGAAAAGGTAAAATACGATAAACTCTTGATTGCAACGGGTGGAAAACCTTTCATTCCGCCAACGAAAGGGTCTGAATCCAAAAATGTGTTTACATTTATAAAGTTTGATGATGTAAAGGCGATAGATGAAGCTATCAAAAATGGTGCAAAAAAGGCAGTAGTCATTGGTGCGGGACTCAGCGGTCTCAAAGCCGCAGAAGCACTTATCAAAAGAGGCTTAGATGTAACTGTTGTTGAGCTTGCAAACAGGATTTTAGGTTCTATACTGGATTTGGAAGCGTCAAGGATAGTCCAGGACGAGCTTGAAAAGCATGGTATAGTTTTTAAGCTTGAAACATCTGTTGATGAGATAATAGGCGATGGCAAGGTTGAAAGAGTAAAGCTCAAAAATGGTGAAGTTTTAGATGCCGACATAGTTGTGTTTGCGATAGGTGTTGTACCAAACATCGACTTTTTGAAAGGGACAGAGCTTAAAATCAACCGCGGAATTGTGGTTGATAACAGGATGCAGACAAACATAGAGGATGTGTATGCTGCAGGTGACTGTGCAGAAGGGTATGACTTTGTATTTGAACAGCAAAGGGTAATTCCAATCTGGCCAAATGCTTATAATCAAGGTGAGACAGCAGGGTACAATATGGCAGGGGTTCAAAAGACATTTGACAGAGGATTTCCAATGAACTCAATAGGATTTTTTGATGTTCACATGATAACAGCAGGGATTGTTGTGCCAAACTCTGATGATATAGAAGTTTTGGTAAAACATGATAAGGAAAAAAATACTTACAGAAAGATATATCTTAAAAATGGCAGAGTTGTTGGTTTTATGTTTATAAACTCAATTGACAGAGCTGGTATGATAACTAATATGATAAAAGAAGGCTTTAACGTTGAGAGTATAAAACACAGGCTTCTTGACGAGGACTTTGGATATTTAGATTTGCCAAAGGAAATAAGGCAAGAGAAGATTTTAGGGGGTGCAAAAGCATAAAATGAGTCTTCATAAGCTTACCATAGATGCAAAAGGTATACATTACAAAGAATTGAATGAGATGATAGAAAACGCTTTGAATGAAGGATATAAAGAGATAGATTTGATAAACGTAAACGGCCAGCGCTATATTGGCGATGGTTTAACATTTCCGGACAGAAAACTTAACATCTATGGCACCCCTGGAAATGATATGGCAGCTTTTATGAACGGACTTACAATAGAGGTGTTTGCAAACGGTCAGGATGGTATAGGGAACACCATGAATGCAGGCAAAATAATAGTTCATGGTTCTGCAGGGGATATTATAGGCTATGGAATGCGCGGCGGCGAGATTTTCATAAAAGGTGACGTTGGTTACAGAGTAGGAATTCACATGAAAGAATATCAAGACAAGATTCCTGTACTGGTGGTTGGCGGGAAAGCAGGAGATTTTCTTGGCGAGTACATGGCAGGTGGAAGGATAATTGTGCTGGGTCTTACATTAAAAGATGGTGAGCCTATAACAGGGCTTTACTGTGGCACAGGTATGCATGGTGGCATTATGTATCTTCGCGGTCAGCTGCAGCCATACCAGCTTGGGAAAGAGGTTAAAGTTGTTGATATGGAAGAAGAAGATTACAAGTTTATTTACAAATATGTTACAGAGTTTGTAAAGCTTTTTGGATATAGCAAAGAGTATATAATGTCAAAGCCGTTTTACAAGTTAATTCCTTACAACAAACGCCCATATGGGAAACTGTATGCTTATTAACAGCCTAGATTTCAATATCTGGCCAATGGCAAAAAATTTTGCCATTGGCCGTTTTGTAAATTTTCAAGAAGTTTTACAAACAAGGGGGTTTTGCGATGGACTCTATTGATTTAATTGCCCTGGAGATGATAAAATATTTCAAAAATGATGTGAGAAGAATAAACCATGCACTCAAAGTATTTTCATTTGCGAGACTGATTGGAAAGGCGGAAGGTTTGGACGGCAAAAAACAGTATATTTTAGAAGCTGCAGCGCTTTTGCATGATATTGGGATTAAGGTGTGTGAACAGAAATATAACCAGGTAGCAGGTCATCTGCAGGAGATTGAAGGGCCAGGGGTTGCAAAAGAAATTTTGCTACCTATGAATATTGAAAAAGATATACTTGAGAGGATACTTTTTCTTATCGGCAACCATCATTCATATTCAAAGATAGATGACATTGATTTTCAAATCCTTGTTGAAGCAGATTTTATTGTAAATATATATGAAGACGCTATGGAGTGCGAAACAATAAAAAGCATAAAGAACAAATACTTCAAAACAAAAATGGGACTCTTCCTACTTGAAAAGATGTTTGAAGTATGAGGTAAAACTGGTAGGATGGCCGGCTGCAAATGAGATTTGTGCTGGTCTTGAGAATAAAATCTGTAGTATGGTAGAAAGGGGATTGATGGTAGTATGAATTTACTTTTAAGTGTTTTACCAATTTTACTTGTCTTGTTTCTTCTCATCTTTGCAAAGAAGACTGCAGACATTGCAGGGCTTGTCGGATGGGTGGCAACAGCTTTGATTGCTATTTTGTATTTTAAAACCTCATTTGATGTTGTGTTAAAATCATCCATAATGGGATTTTTAGCTGCCCTTCCTGTATCTTTAGTTGTTGTCACATCAATCCTGCAACTCAATGTCATGGAAGCCTCAGGTGCAATGAAAAGAATTATTGTATTTATAAAAGGTCTATCAAAGGATGACAAAGTGTTTCAGGCGCTTATTTTAAACGTAGGATTTGGGACCTTTTTGGCAGCAACCGGAGCGGTCCCTGTGACTGTGCTACCACCAATTTTGATTGGGCTTGGTTATTCGACCTTTGCTGCAATTGCCTTGTCTGCAGTCGGATTTGATGCGCTGTGTACATATGCTCTTCTTGGCACACCTTTGGTTGTATTTTCACAGATTGCAAATGTGGATTTGATAACAGCTGCAAGGTACTTTTTGCCGTTTGTTGGAGTTGTTTCATTTACAATATCTCTTGCAATGTTTTTTATAATTGGCAATAGCAAGTTTGTCAAAAGAGGGTTTGTGCCTGCCATAATTGTTGGGCTTACATCTTACGCAGCAGCAGAACTTGCAATTTTGGTAAAAGCACCAGTTATCACTGGCATCTTTGCAGGAATCCTAATAATGCTTGTTATGATGGTAATTCTCAAACTTCTTGGCAAAAGAGTATATGACTCAAGCCATTTTACAGAGGAAGATAGAAAAGTTGAAAAGACAATGGGGATAATAAAAGCAACATCTCCGTGGATACTGCTGGTTGTCTTTATTCTCATTACAAATCTCATTACTCCTATAAGAGAGTTTCTATATGACAAACTTTCAATGCCGGTTGAAGTTATGAAAGGACCAAAAATAAAGCCCATTTTCACAAGAGTAATCTGGCAGGCATACACATGGATATTAATCTCAACAGTTATTTCAATTTTTATCTTCAAGATGGATGGCAAGCAACTGAAGAGTGTATGGGAAAAGACAAAAACAAGAATTCCAAAACCTTTCTGGTCTTCAACTGTATTTTTCTTAATGGCTTATGTTATGATGTACTCAGGCTATCAGAAAACACCAAACGGTTATGAGCTTTTGCAAAGAGCGCACAACATGGTGTATGTACTTGCAGAATATTCAGCAAAAGGATTTAAAAACGCATATGCTTTTATTGCTCCATATCTGGGCATCTTGGGCGGTTTCATTACAGGTACTGAAACATCCACCGTTGCCATGTTTGCTAAGTATACCATTGAAACCTCAAACTTGCTTGGGCTGTCTCCACTTTTGATGGTTGCAGCTGTTGCGTTTGGTGGTGGGCTTGCCTCTGGGATATCACCGTCAAAGCTTCAGAATGCAGCTGCTGCAATTGATGCAATTGGGGAGGAGTCAAAGGTATTAAAAACAACGCTTGTGATTTCGCTTGTAATGGCGTTTATAGCAGGAGTCATTAGCTTTGTGCTCAGGAATTTTACAGTATAGTTATGTTAAAAATTTAAGATTAAATTTTGGTTATGCAACCTAAATTAAGGAGAAGTTGTAATGGGCTGTTTGCAAAAAGCAGGCAGCCTCTATTTTATAATAACTTTAATTTTTGTAACTTTTGCTGAGAAGATTTGAATAAACTATATAATCTGAAATTTCATAAAATCACGATTGATGTTGAAAAGCAAATAGTGTTATAATAAATCATAAAGTCACACAATCTTCACACTATTTATGTTTTAATTATTTTGAAACCGTTTTCTACCCCCAGCACAAAGTTTTTTTGAAAATCATATTTGGAGGTGCAAGTAAAAGTGTCAATTGAAAAGAAAGTAAACGAGCTTTTAAAGCAAATGACAGTTGAAGAAAAGGTGTATCAGCTCACAAGTGTGCTTGTAAAGGATATTTTGGAAAACAACCAATTTTCTGAAGAAAAAGCAAAGAAAGTAATTCCTCATGGTATTGGCCAGATTACAAGGGTTGCAGGTGCGAGCAATTTCACACCTCAACAGGCTTTAGAGGCAGCAAACCAAATCCAAAAGTTTTTGATTGAAAACAC is drawn from Caldicellulosiruptor diazotrophicus and contains these coding sequences:
- a CDS encoding 4Fe-4S dicluster domain-containing protein — encoded protein: MAKKIFPKEDVCVGCHLCEVYCVYAHSKYKKPNAKAHELVKLYIKHKDSKPTPRILVEEKSGTWTTFALQCRHCDDAPCTKACITGAMKRLEDGRIVCDEEKCVGCWSCIMACPHGAVRRGENKKAASKCDLCLDLGEPACVKNCPNEALEIKEV
- a CDS encoding NAD(P)/FAD-dependent oxidoreductase, with the translated sequence MKYVIIGNSVAACGCIEAIRKVDTQNPIVVISDEKYRVYSRPLISYYLGGKVDESKMYIRDEDYYEKNMVETKLGKKAVAVDFKNKEVILDDGEKVKYDKLLIATGGKPFIPPTKGSESKNVFTFIKFDDVKAIDEAIKNGAKKAVVIGAGLSGLKAAEALIKRGLDVTVVELANRILGSILDLEASRIVQDELEKHGIVFKLETSVDEIIGDGKVERVKLKNGEVLDADIVVFAIGVVPNIDFLKGTELKINRGIVVDNRMQTNIEDVYAAGDCAEGYDFVFEQQRVIPIWPNAYNQGETAGYNMAGVQKTFDRGFPMNSIGFFDVHMITAGIVVPNSDDIEVLVKHDKEKNTYRKIYLKNGRVVGFMFINSIDRAGMITNMIKEGFNVESIKHRLLDEDFGYLDLPKEIRQEKILGGAKA
- a CDS encoding GltB/FmdC/FwdC-like GXGXG domain-containing protein codes for the protein MSLHKLTIDAKGIHYKELNEMIENALNEGYKEIDLINVNGQRYIGDGLTFPDRKLNIYGTPGNDMAAFMNGLTIEVFANGQDGIGNTMNAGKIIVHGSAGDIIGYGMRGGEIFIKGDVGYRVGIHMKEYQDKIPVLVVGGKAGDFLGEYMAGGRIIVLGLTLKDGEPITGLYCGTGMHGGIMYLRGQLQPYQLGKEVKVVDMEEEDYKFIYKYVTEFVKLFGYSKEYIMSKPFYKLIPYNKRPYGKLYAY
- a CDS encoding HD domain-containing protein, producing the protein MDSIDLIALEMIKYFKNDVRRINHALKVFSFARLIGKAEGLDGKKQYILEAAALLHDIGIKVCEQKYNQVAGHLQEIEGPGVAKEILLPMNIEKDILERILFLIGNHHSYSKIDDIDFQILVEADFIVNIYEDAMECETIKSIKNKYFKTKMGLFLLEKMFEV
- a CDS encoding L-lactate permease translates to MNLLLSVLPILLVLFLLIFAKKTADIAGLVGWVATALIAILYFKTSFDVVLKSSIMGFLAALPVSLVVVTSILQLNVMEASGAMKRIIVFIKGLSKDDKVFQALILNVGFGTFLAATGAVPVTVLPPILIGLGYSTFAAIALSAVGFDALCTYALLGTPLVVFSQIANVDLITAARYFLPFVGVVSFTISLAMFFIIGNSKFVKRGFVPAIIVGLTSYAAAELAILVKAPVITGIFAGILIMLVMMVILKLLGKRVYDSSHFTEEDRKVEKTMGIIKATSPWILLVVFILITNLITPIREFLYDKLSMPVEVMKGPKIKPIFTRVIWQAYTWILISTVISIFIFKMDGKQLKSVWEKTKTRIPKPFWSSTVFFLMAYVMMYSGYQKTPNGYELLQRAHNMVYVLAEYSAKGFKNAYAFIAPYLGILGGFITGTETSTVAMFAKYTIETSNLLGLSPLLMVAAVAFGGGLASGISPSKLQNAAAAIDAIGEESKVLKTTLVISLVMAFIAGVISFVLRNFTV